The proteins below come from a single Sinorhizobium fredii genomic window:
- a CDS encoding methyltransferase, TIGR04325 family, with protein sequence MLGNDIRNTAYPLLRRAVRSLNQSLTPLRAAGGRLRYLSPFPQRFTGAYATFEEALATARSNGLAGYDHEEIAEVAFEQMCKVAPWDYPVLFWMHQIAGEVNGLVDAGGHMGTKYRAFRNLMQFDDTFRWVVYDLPSIVQAGRRRAERENLPALHFVECIADAGPVELFLGSGLLQYLDVPLSRLLNELPVPPRHLILNKVALRKGGAVVTLERIGRATVPYQMRDEGALRQDIEHLGYTLVDRWTIPSLAHVIETHPELGASESAGFYYRLG encoded by the coding sequence ATGCTGGGCAACGATATCAGGAACACGGCCTATCCACTGTTGCGCCGCGCGGTTCGCAGCCTCAACCAGTCGCTCACGCCGCTGCGCGCTGCCGGCGGACGACTGCGTTATCTTTCTCCCTTCCCGCAGCGGTTCACCGGCGCTTATGCCACGTTCGAGGAGGCGCTTGCCACCGCGCGGTCGAACGGTCTCGCCGGCTACGATCACGAGGAAATCGCCGAAGTCGCGTTCGAGCAGATGTGCAAGGTGGCACCCTGGGACTATCCGGTGCTGTTCTGGATGCACCAGATCGCCGGCGAGGTTAACGGGCTCGTCGATGCCGGCGGCCACATGGGCACGAAGTACCGGGCGTTCCGCAATCTCATGCAATTCGACGACACGTTCCGATGGGTCGTCTACGATCTGCCGTCGATCGTCCAGGCGGGCCGGCGCAGGGCCGAGCGAGAAAATCTCCCCGCGTTGCACTTCGTGGAGTGCATCGCGGATGCCGGGCCGGTTGAGCTCTTCCTGGGCTCCGGTCTACTGCAATACCTCGACGTCCCGTTGTCTCGGCTCCTCAACGAACTCCCTGTCCCCCCACGACATCTGATTTTGAACAAGGTGGCGCTACGAAAGGGAGGAGCAGTGGTCACGCTTGAGCGCATTGGACGCGCGACCGTTCCCTACCAGATGCGCGATGAAGGCGCGCTGCGCCAGGACATCGAACACCTCGGCTACACGCTCGTCGATCGCTGGACAATCCCCTCGCTCGCCCACGTGATCGAGACGCATCCGGAACTGGGCGCAAGCGAGAGCGCCGGCTTCTACTACCGGCTCGGATAA
- a CDS encoding FAD-dependent oxidoreductase — protein MSIHDLRTFPSGTNFRADIALIGGGPVGITIARELSKSRCRVLLIESGGPDFCQEHQVLNAVENVGEPIARAGAEPLGRGYNGGLAWLNDVAPFELRNRTLGGSSHTWIGKCASFDEIDFERRPWLPVSGWPMTRENLSPALAKAADLLNLGPNVYDESLYRLLRTPPRGFDFDADLLRPFFWQFSHERDRRGEPMRFSRMARDLDAPNVDVLSRATVTAINLDRDARRVISLDIRAVEGVHATVQAATVVLCAGGIENARLLLASNAVMKSGVGNSRDVVGRYLADHPRAAIARFVGPDIDKLAGHFNFYGLSHQGRPHFYLHGMRLSPHVQRRDGLVNCAAYPVQVHAAGDPWAAVKRLMQGGSTRLFGDLATALRSPGLLAQGAFRRLVQKRGMLHRSDELRFDVMAEQRLDADSRVTLSEQRDLFGTPLPRVNWKIGEAEVESIKRLAHALSSQFVRNGLPALRLAAWIAENDDGKAVFTDMAHPSCTTRMGTDPSVSVVDPDAMVHGVDGLFIAGSSVFPTPGHANPTLMALALAIRLADHLKARNERRSVVELRRQVAATGR, from the coding sequence ATGTCGATCCACGATCTCCGCACCTTCCCGTCGGGAACCAACTTTCGGGCGGACATCGCTCTCATCGGCGGCGGCCCGGTGGGCATCACGATTGCTCGCGAGTTGTCCAAGAGCCGCTGTCGTGTCCTGCTGATCGAAAGCGGCGGCCCCGATTTCTGCCAGGAGCATCAAGTTCTGAACGCTGTCGAAAATGTGGGGGAGCCGATCGCCCGCGCCGGCGCCGAACCACTTGGCCGCGGCTATAACGGCGGGCTCGCCTGGTTGAACGATGTGGCTCCCTTCGAGTTGCGCAATCGCACGCTCGGGGGCAGTTCGCATACCTGGATCGGCAAGTGCGCGAGTTTCGACGAGATCGACTTCGAGCGCCGGCCGTGGCTGCCGGTGTCCGGCTGGCCGATGACGCGCGAGAACCTGTCGCCCGCGCTGGCCAAGGCCGCCGACCTGCTCAACCTTGGTCCGAATGTCTATGACGAGAGCCTGTATCGCCTGCTGCGGACGCCGCCGCGCGGCTTCGATTTCGACGCCGATCTCCTTCGGCCCTTTTTCTGGCAGTTCAGCCATGAACGCGACCGACGCGGTGAGCCGATGCGATTTAGCCGCATGGCGCGGGATCTCGATGCGCCGAATGTCGACGTGCTGTCGCGCGCCACGGTGACGGCCATCAATCTCGACCGAGACGCCCGACGGGTGATCTCGCTCGATATACGCGCTGTCGAGGGCGTCCACGCGACCGTGCAGGCGGCGACCGTGGTGCTTTGCGCAGGCGGCATCGAGAACGCCCGCTTGCTGCTCGCCTCCAACGCGGTGATGAAATCGGGCGTCGGCAATTCCAGAGACGTGGTCGGTCGCTATCTCGCCGACCATCCTCGCGCAGCGATCGCGCGCTTCGTCGGTCCTGATATCGACAAGCTGGCCGGGCACTTCAATTTCTACGGCCTGTCACATCAGGGGCGGCCGCATTTCTATCTCCACGGCATGCGTCTCAGTCCTCATGTGCAGCGGCGCGACGGGCTGGTGAACTGTGCGGCCTATCCGGTGCAGGTCCATGCCGCAGGCGATCCCTGGGCAGCGGTGAAACGGTTGATGCAGGGCGGCAGCACGCGGCTTTTCGGCGATCTCGCGACGGCTCTCCGATCGCCCGGCCTGCTGGCTCAGGGCGCTTTCCGCCGCCTCGTCCAAAAGCGCGGAATGCTGCACCGTTCCGACGAGCTTCGCTTCGACGTGATGGCCGAGCAGAGGCTCGATGCGGACAGCCGCGTAACTCTCTCGGAGCAGCGGGATCTGTTCGGGACGCCGTTGCCGCGCGTGAACTGGAAAATCGGCGAGGCGGAGGTCGAGAGCATAAAGCGGCTGGCGCACGCCCTGTCCTCGCAGTTCGTCCGCAACGGCCTGCCGGCGCTCCGCTTGGCCGCCTGGATTGCCGAGAACGACGACGGCAAGGCGGTTTTCACCGACATGGCGCATCCCTCCTGCACGACGCGCATGGGCACCGATCCATCAGTCAGCGTCGTCGACCCCGATGCCATGGTCCATGGCGTCGACGGCCTGTTCATCGCCGGCAGTTCGGTCTTTCCGACGCCGGGCCACGCCAACCCGACCTTGATGGCCCTTGCACTGGCGATCCGGCTTGCCGATCACCTGAAGGCCCGCAACGAACGCCGCTCCGTCGTGGAATTGCGGCGGCAGGTCGCCGCAACCGGGAGGTGA
- a CDS encoding GumC family protein, whose translation MVVHDISKIVLDENFEARRADRQENISFRDVTDFLRRHTALIGSFGAIGLALGVFYILNTSPSYTATARLVIDPEQGRIASQDASTGTIIIEAAEIASQVEIVKSEAIARAVIEQLNLTKDPEIVSTSSWMSSIKETVKSVFTLGAKDEADNVPDEEYLMRRTMATFLSRMTVRRVGQSYVLEIGYTSLDPQKAAKTTNAIAMAYIKTGLNERAEAARSGARWLESRLMEIGEQARAAAMTVEDFRAMNDITTIGTTSTLEQQQLSELSSQMLAARAATAAESAKLMTFQEVIASGSIMADIDEGADNPQLQKLRDEMRAATSKLENLKARYHEGNPAIVAAKAEIERLEAAMRAEFQRIERLLRSHVDIAQTREKLLETELAKLTAAGAGKNVARVELSEMESRATTYRNMYEGVLQQLIGALQTQSFPLGKARIVMAATAPLGKTWPKPSTVLPLSLALGLGAGLVMALMRDGLDRRVSSSERLRAELGIASLGHVPVYRGGPRPQQPAIASTMLPLRSVLDMPYSRFSEALRGVKNSIDSAFPANATAVVGVTSVGPGEGKTTIAANLAQLYMNEGTSVLLVDADFIGSRLSRVTSEDGANFGMESLRLIGISGQYSKRRSSGETPNPEDFDGKAVCCVPVLTVDQTRKAAVAHQRYGHLPALKAELELLRQRYKVIIVDMSGFEDSADTRVICTYLDGIVVVLGQSDKMTVERLAEALSTFGKSRVALLGVISNRSEGPRRAKMKDRKPWRPSSM comes from the coding sequence ATGGTCGTGCATGACATCTCGAAAATCGTACTGGACGAGAACTTCGAGGCGCGCCGCGCCGATCGGCAGGAGAATATATCCTTTCGTGACGTGACCGATTTCCTACGCCGGCATACGGCACTCATCGGGTCATTCGGGGCGATCGGGCTTGCACTCGGCGTGTTCTACATCCTAAACACCTCGCCCTCGTACACAGCCACGGCGCGGCTTGTCATCGATCCGGAGCAAGGACGCATCGCCTCACAGGACGCATCAACCGGCACGATCATCATCGAGGCGGCCGAAATCGCCAGCCAGGTGGAGATTGTCAAGTCCGAGGCGATCGCGCGCGCCGTCATCGAGCAACTGAACCTCACGAAAGACCCGGAAATCGTCAGCACCTCGTCCTGGATGTCCTCCATCAAGGAAACGGTGAAATCCGTCTTCACGCTCGGCGCCAAAGATGAAGCCGACAACGTGCCGGACGAGGAATATCTCATGCGACGCACCATGGCGACGTTCCTGTCGCGCATGACGGTGCGTCGGGTTGGCCAGTCCTACGTGCTCGAAATAGGGTACACTTCGCTTGACCCTCAGAAGGCGGCAAAAACCACCAACGCCATCGCCATGGCTTATATTAAGACAGGCTTGAACGAGCGGGCAGAAGCGGCCCGCAGCGGCGCCCGCTGGCTCGAAAGCCGGCTGATGGAAATTGGCGAACAGGCGCGTGCCGCGGCAATGACCGTCGAAGATTTTCGTGCCATGAACGACATCACGACGATCGGCACGACTTCGACGCTCGAGCAGCAGCAGCTCTCAGAGCTCAGCAGCCAAATGCTAGCAGCGCGGGCAGCGACCGCGGCCGAGTCCGCCAAGCTGATGACCTTCCAGGAGGTGATCGCGAGCGGTTCGATAATGGCGGATATCGACGAAGGCGCCGACAACCCGCAACTCCAGAAGCTGCGCGACGAGATGCGCGCCGCCACCAGCAAGCTCGAGAATCTCAAGGCCCGCTACCACGAAGGCAATCCGGCCATCGTCGCCGCCAAGGCCGAGATCGAACGGCTCGAAGCGGCCATGCGCGCCGAGTTCCAGCGGATCGAGCGGCTCTTGCGGTCGCATGTCGACATCGCCCAGACCCGCGAAAAGCTCCTGGAGACGGAGCTTGCCAAACTTACTGCGGCCGGCGCAGGCAAGAACGTTGCCCGCGTGGAACTCTCCGAAATGGAAAGCCGAGCCACGACCTACCGCAACATGTACGAGGGTGTCCTGCAACAACTCATCGGTGCGCTACAGACGCAATCCTTCCCGCTCGGCAAGGCTCGCATCGTGATGGCGGCTACCGCCCCCCTCGGCAAGACCTGGCCGAAACCCTCGACGGTCCTGCCGCTTTCGCTGGCTCTCGGTTTGGGAGCGGGATTGGTGATGGCCCTGATGCGCGATGGTCTCGACCGCCGCGTCAGTTCGAGCGAGCGCCTCCGCGCCGAACTCGGCATCGCATCGCTCGGACACGTTCCGGTCTACCGAGGCGGACCGCGGCCGCAGCAGCCGGCCATTGCGTCCACGATGCTGCCGCTGCGCTCGGTGCTTGACATGCCCTATTCGCGCTTCTCCGAGGCATTGCGCGGTGTCAAGAATTCCATTGATTCCGCCTTCCCGGCCAATGCCACAGCCGTGGTCGGCGTAACGTCTGTCGGCCCCGGGGAAGGCAAGACGACCATCGCTGCCAATCTTGCGCAGCTCTACATGAACGAAGGCACGTCCGTTCTACTGGTCGACGCGGATTTCATCGGCTCCCGTCTCAGCCGCGTCACGAGCGAGGACGGCGCGAACTTCGGCATGGAGAGCCTGCGGCTCATCGGCATATCGGGACAATATTCGAAACGGAGATCGAGCGGCGAGACACCGAACCCCGAGGACTTCGACGGCAAGGCGGTATGCTGCGTGCCGGTGCTGACGGTCGACCAGACCCGCAAGGCGGCGGTCGCGCATCAGCGCTACGGCCACTTGCCGGCGTTGAAGGCTGAGCTCGAACTCTTGCGGCAGCGCTACAAGGTGATCATCGTCGACATGTCCGGCTTCGAGGATTCTGCCGACACGCGGGTGATTTGCACCTATCTCGACGGTATCGTCGTCGTGCTCGGGCAATCCGACAAGATGACGGTCGAGCGTCTTGCCGAAGCGCTTTCGACCTTTGGCAAGTCGCGCGTGGCGCTGCTCGGCGTCATCTCGAACCGCAGTGAAGGTCCGCGTCGTGCCAAGATGAAGGATCGGAAGCCATGGCGCCCGAGCAGCATGTGA
- a CDS encoding DegT/DnrJ/EryC1/StrS family aminotransferase, with translation MARVGLREWLALAPVFASGKLARFSGDGTGPLTRFEANFSEKFGVKHTLTVSSGTGALIAALAACGVGPGDEVLVPAYTWIATAAAAIAVGAVPVIVDIDETLTMDPADILRKLTPQTRAIVPVHMANMVCNMSAILAIARKHDLIVVEDACQAVGLTYRGVRVGTIGHAGAYSFNQFKNINIGEGGAIVTNDDRLFARARMYHDIGALFRGHLDNYNEPSMVGVNLKASQIQGAMLNVQLKKLDPMIRRMRVRYDAMAEILDSAGFTLGPHNDQESAAGLHLLFDTAKEAESFAAENKRGVYRLFDSSRHVYTNWLPIIEQRTANPRMNPYSWAARRIEYAPDSCSRSLDILKRTCRVSLGENYPLALMTYLARRMRRQREASKGGLAYAT, from the coding sequence ATGGCTCGCGTAGGATTGAGGGAATGGCTGGCACTTGCGCCTGTCTTCGCGTCGGGAAAGCTGGCGCGATTCAGCGGCGACGGCACGGGTCCGCTGACGCGGTTCGAAGCTAACTTTTCGGAGAAATTCGGCGTCAAGCACACGCTAACTGTCAGCAGTGGAACGGGCGCGCTCATCGCCGCGCTCGCGGCCTGCGGCGTGGGCCCCGGCGACGAGGTGCTCGTTCCGGCCTATACCTGGATTGCGACAGCCGCAGCGGCGATCGCCGTGGGCGCGGTTCCGGTCATTGTCGATATCGACGAAACCCTGACGATGGATCCGGCGGACATTCTTCGCAAGCTTACCCCGCAGACCAGGGCGATCGTTCCTGTGCATATGGCGAACATGGTTTGCAACATGAGTGCGATCCTGGCGATCGCGCGAAAGCACGATCTCATCGTAGTCGAGGATGCCTGCCAGGCGGTGGGGCTCACATACAGGGGCGTGCGTGTGGGAACGATCGGTCATGCAGGCGCCTACAGTTTCAATCAGTTCAAGAACATCAACATCGGCGAGGGAGGCGCGATCGTTACAAATGACGACCGTCTCTTCGCTCGCGCACGCATGTATCACGATATCGGAGCGCTGTTCCGCGGCCATCTCGACAATTACAACGAACCATCGATGGTCGGTGTAAATCTCAAGGCCAGTCAGATACAGGGCGCCATGCTCAACGTCCAACTGAAGAAGCTCGATCCGATGATCCGGCGGATGCGGGTGCGTTACGATGCGATGGCGGAGATTCTCGACAGCGCGGGGTTCACGCTGGGCCCGCACAATGACCAGGAAAGCGCGGCCGGGCTGCACCTCCTCTTCGACACTGCCAAGGAAGCAGAAAGCTTTGCCGCAGAGAACAAGCGGGGCGTCTACCGTCTCTTCGATTCCAGCCGGCACGTCTATACCAACTGGCTGCCGATCATCGAGCAACGCACCGCCAATCCCAGAATGAACCCCTATTCATGGGCTGCGCGGAGGATCGAATATGCGCCCGACAGCTGCTCGAGGTCGCTCGACATTCTCAAGCGGACCTGCCGAGTGAGTCTAGGCGAAAACTACCCCTTGGCGCTGATGACCTATCTCGCCAGACGCATGCGGCGCCAGCGCGAGGCATCGAAGGGGGGATTGGCCTATGCGACGTAG
- a CDS encoding oligosaccharide flippase family protein, with protein MRRHLSIAAVHLGNLSAGLRRLVSLPALVGDGFMALSAKVVSQAVQLAIFIVAAHVLEAAEFGFFAFSSSFAIFVLVMAEGGWGEFVMKAGADKVDLDQLATMSILSGAIATLLGLLAALAAVSWFADGWSAVLILLFSAWYLPASLSTVYDGILISRGQLRGQSLIRIAGEAVGLVVAIGGLWIGQGIAALICGRLAQQITFLGASMVLVRWLPSLRLCRDFALEVLEFSRHIVANRLVVFFRSYAGTLVVGSVLGLAEAGYYRAAERIVAAFSELMGEPARMLAWIVFGRAGGQAKGERDRAAIGSTATTFMTVLMAVSAPVYLGLALVSGGLIDVLLGEKWAPAAILVAILAAKQTLLIPGYVTEPLLSLSGTIHKMPRAIMLNGAISVGLIVLLTPFGAIATALGQCLAAVISFNISMRLQTQQGGLVWSRVLGNCGLVAIAVVAMAATVLLLGRIAEVSALRQISTVALQVVSGACIYVATLALLQRWGGALKPIFAFGRH; from the coding sequence ATGCGGCGCCATCTTTCCATCGCCGCCGTACACCTCGGAAACCTGTCCGCCGGTCTGCGGCGACTGGTGAGCCTTCCAGCCCTGGTCGGGGATGGCTTCATGGCCCTCTCCGCCAAAGTGGTCTCCCAGGCGGTTCAACTCGCTATTTTCATCGTCGCCGCGCATGTCCTGGAGGCTGCCGAGTTCGGATTCTTCGCTTTCAGTTCATCCTTCGCCATTTTCGTCCTCGTCATGGCCGAGGGCGGGTGGGGAGAATTTGTCATGAAGGCGGGAGCGGACAAGGTCGATCTAGACCAGCTCGCGACCATGTCGATCCTGTCGGGCGCGATCGCGACACTGCTCGGCCTGCTTGCAGCGCTGGCGGCCGTCTCGTGGTTCGCAGACGGCTGGTCGGCCGTCCTGATCCTCCTGTTCAGCGCCTGGTACTTGCCGGCGTCGCTCTCCACGGTCTACGACGGCATCCTCATCTCGCGCGGGCAATTGCGTGGCCAGTCCCTGATCCGCATCGCCGGCGAAGCCGTCGGACTTGTCGTTGCGATCGGCGGGCTGTGGATAGGCCAAGGCATCGCGGCCCTCATCTGCGGTCGGCTGGCGCAGCAGATAACCTTCCTTGGTGCATCGATGGTGCTCGTGCGCTGGCTTCCCTCCCTGCGCCTTTGCCGCGACTTCGCGCTCGAAGTGCTCGAGTTTTCCCGTCATATCGTCGCCAACCGCCTCGTCGTGTTCTTCCGCTCCTATGCGGGCACGCTGGTGGTCGGCAGCGTTTTGGGTCTTGCGGAGGCCGGTTACTATCGCGCCGCCGAGCGGATCGTCGCCGCGTTTTCCGAATTGATGGGCGAGCCGGCGCGCATGCTGGCCTGGATCGTCTTCGGCCGCGCCGGCGGCCAGGCCAAGGGTGAGCGCGACCGAGCCGCGATCGGTTCCACGGCAACCACGTTCATGACCGTGCTCATGGCAGTCTCCGCTCCGGTCTATCTCGGCCTCGCGCTGGTGTCGGGTGGACTGATCGACGTCCTGCTCGGCGAGAAATGGGCGCCCGCCGCCATTCTCGTCGCCATTCTGGCAGCCAAGCAGACCCTGCTCATTCCCGGATACGTGACCGAGCCGCTGCTTTCGCTGAGCGGCACCATTCACAAGATGCCACGGGCCATAATGCTGAACGGGGCGATCTCCGTCGGTCTCATCGTGCTGCTGACCCCGTTCGGCGCGATCGCCACCGCGCTCGGACAGTGCCTTGCGGCCGTCATCTCATTCAACATCTCGATGCGCCTTCAAACCCAACAGGGCGGCCTCGTCTGGAGCCGTGTGCTCGGCAATTGCGGCCTGGTGGCCATCGCTGTCGTGGCGATGGCGGCAACCGTGCTGCTCCTTGGCAGGATTGCCGAGGTGTCGGCACTGAGGCAGATCTCGACGGTCGCTCTCCAGGTCGTCTCCGGCGCCTGCATCTATGTAGCAACGCTGGCCCTCCTGCAGCGGTGGGGCGGCGCGCTGAAGCCTATTTTCGCTTTCGGGCGGCATTGA
- a CDS encoding glycosyltransferase family 2 protein, with product MAPEQHVIPSAVRPESTKASPSTGASTTRIAIGIASAGRREVLSAVLPLIARQTRRPDEVIVCLCSTADIDQHSIDMLDCPGKVILSQRGLCRQRNAILTAVTADVVLFLDDDFLLAPDYLGELERLFEENPGIAMSTGTVVADGIIGPGISIEVGLETIDATKGKPRPAERLEPVYNAYGCNMAIRMAAVRRGQLRFDENLPLYGWLEDVDFSRLVAAHGSIVRSNRLLGVHLGTKISRTPGVKFGYSQIANPIYLVRKKTMSLPIAAVQVARNLIANIVKVWKPEPWVDRKGRLRGNARACLDLFLGRLGPRNVEGLE from the coding sequence ATGGCGCCCGAGCAGCATGTGATTCCGTCCGCCGTTCGGCCCGAAAGCACCAAGGCGTCGCCTTCGACAGGCGCCTCCACGACCAGGATCGCCATCGGCATCGCCAGCGCCGGGCGACGGGAGGTTCTTTCGGCGGTTCTGCCGCTGATTGCCCGTCAGACGCGCAGGCCAGATGAGGTGATCGTCTGCCTGTGCTCGACGGCCGACATCGACCAGCACAGCATCGACATGCTCGACTGTCCCGGCAAGGTCATCCTGTCACAGCGGGGTCTCTGCCGTCAGCGTAACGCGATCCTGACGGCCGTGACAGCGGACGTCGTGCTCTTTCTCGACGACGATTTCCTGCTGGCGCCGGACTACCTCGGGGAACTCGAGCGCCTCTTCGAGGAGAACCCCGGCATCGCGATGTCCACGGGAACCGTGGTCGCCGACGGCATCATCGGACCAGGCATTTCGATCGAGGTCGGGCTCGAGACTATCGACGCGACCAAAGGCAAGCCGCGCCCGGCGGAAAGGCTGGAGCCGGTCTACAACGCCTATGGCTGCAACATGGCCATCCGGATGGCGGCCGTCAGGCGCGGGCAGCTGCGATTTGACGAGAACCTGCCGCTATACGGCTGGCTCGAAGACGTCGACTTCAGTCGGCTGGTTGCGGCCCACGGCAGCATCGTGCGCTCCAACCGCCTGCTCGGTGTTCACCTCGGCACCAAAATATCGCGGACCCCCGGCGTCAAGTTCGGTTATTCGCAGATCGCCAACCCCATTTACCTCGTGCGCAAGAAGACGATGAGTTTGCCAATCGCGGCGGTCCAGGTGGCACGTAACCTGATCGCCAATATCGTCAAGGTCTGGAAGCCGGAGCCCTGGGTCGATCGCAAGGGCCGGCTGCGGGGCAATGCACGCGCCTGTCTCGACCTTTTCTTGGGTCGCCTCGGGCCGCGAAATGTTGAAGGACTGGAGTAG
- a CDS encoding glycosyltransferase family 4 protein, which yields MTGIPPARIVIINDRSTRVGGATNLAILSAELLRRRGLSVTFFAGDNAPGEPPADDMINLGQAPLLDRTRSDALRLGLYNPRAHEALSGLISTRDTPTTIYHVHGWSKILSPAIFRALAKVRERVVLHAHDYFLACPNGGFVNYRTQRVCELEPMSRRCLATQCDKRGLHEKLWRTARHLLREHLFPTRSAPAHIVIVHERMREYMLRAGIGDGRISTIRNPVSPLAGPGLAPWTRSNFVFIGRLEEEKGYKDAARAAHLAGVPLHFIGDGAGRAFLEREFPQARVHGWKSKEAMHDIVCGARAVVVPSRVPEPFGLAALEAAGSGLPVIITKAALLSQEIAASGCGLSFTPANVDDLAAAMRRIASDDDLVHRMSMTGVAVAGQLSHTPESWADALIDLYESILLRGRSDPRAPATLPAPRAAGWGTLRDQIW from the coding sequence ATGACCGGCATCCCGCCCGCCCGCATCGTCATCATCAATGACCGCTCCACCAGGGTCGGCGGAGCGACCAATCTCGCGATCCTTTCGGCCGAACTGCTGCGGCGGCGCGGACTTTCGGTCACGTTTTTTGCCGGCGACAACGCGCCGGGGGAGCCGCCCGCGGACGACATGATAAACCTGGGACAGGCTCCGTTGCTCGACCGGACGCGAAGCGACGCTCTGCGCCTGGGCCTCTACAATCCGCGGGCCCACGAGGCGTTGAGCGGACTGATCTCGACCCGCGATACGCCGACGACGATCTATCACGTGCACGGCTGGTCGAAGATCCTGTCGCCAGCCATTTTCCGCGCACTCGCCAAGGTGCGCGAGCGGGTTGTCCTGCATGCCCACGACTATTTCCTCGCCTGCCCCAACGGAGGCTTCGTGAACTACAGGACGCAACGCGTCTGCGAGCTTGAACCGATGTCGCGCCGATGTTTGGCGACGCAGTGCGACAAGCGCGGCCTGCATGAGAAGCTCTGGCGGACGGCGCGTCACCTCTTGCGCGAACATCTCTTTCCCACTCGCAGCGCACCTGCGCACATCGTCATCGTCCATGAGAGAATGCGCGAATACATGCTGCGCGCCGGAATCGGCGACGGGCGCATCTCGACGATCCGCAACCCCGTCTCTCCGCTCGCCGGGCCGGGCCTGGCGCCCTGGACGCGCTCGAATTTCGTCTTCATCGGACGGCTTGAGGAAGAGAAGGGGTACAAGGACGCGGCGCGCGCAGCGCACCTCGCCGGTGTGCCGCTGCATTTCATTGGCGACGGCGCAGGCCGCGCCTTCCTCGAGCGGGAATTTCCGCAAGCGAGGGTTCACGGCTGGAAATCCAAGGAGGCCATGCATGATATCGTGTGCGGGGCACGGGCCGTCGTCGTTCCCTCGCGGGTGCCCGAACCCTTTGGCCTGGCTGCGCTTGAGGCCGCCGGCAGTGGATTGCCCGTCATCATCACCAAAGCGGCTCTGCTTTCTCAGGAAATCGCGGCCTCCGGCTGTGGCTTGTCCTTCACCCCCGCGAATGTGGACGACCTTGCCGCAGCCATGCGCCGCATCGCATCCGACGACGATCTCGTTCACCGGATGAGCATGACCGGCGTGGCTGTGGCCGGGCAATTGTCACACACGCCCGAAAGTTGGGCCGACGCACTCATCGATCTCTACGAAAGCATTCTGCTGCGCGGCCGATCAGATCCACGGGCACCGGCCACACTGCCGGCCCCTCGCGCGGCAGGCTGGGGGACCCTGCGCGATCAGATCTGGTGA
- a CDS encoding sugar transferase produces MLSISDGAARGERSIPATVAAPRGDRGKRIFDVTVSAAALLFFAPLLAVIAVALLAVDGRPLIFRHARVGAQGRLFDCLKFRSMRRDASERLTELLATDPERRREWAEKRKLSSDPRVHWLGKILRMTCLDELPQFYNVLRGDMSLVGPRPIPPDETEKYGSNLHYYTSLKPGMTGMWQVNRRADTTYEERVQYDIKYCQSRSAYLDLVIIVKTVGIVLFATNYA; encoded by the coding sequence ATGCTGTCTATTTCCGATGGCGCGGCAAGAGGGGAACGCTCCATTCCGGCGACGGTTGCGGCGCCGCGCGGCGACCGCGGTAAACGCATTTTCGACGTGACGGTTTCCGCTGCCGCGCTCCTGTTCTTCGCGCCGCTGCTGGCAGTCATCGCCGTCGCGCTGCTCGCCGTGGACGGCCGGCCGCTGATCTTCCGTCACGCACGCGTCGGCGCCCAGGGCCGGCTGTTCGATTGCCTTAAGTTTCGATCGATGCGGCGCGATGCCTCGGAACGGCTGACGGAACTGCTCGCGACTGATCCCGAGCGTCGACGGGAGTGGGCCGAGAAACGGAAGCTCAGCAGCGACCCCCGGGTCCACTGGCTTGGGAAGATTCTTCGAATGACCTGCCTCGACGAGCTGCCGCAATTCTACAACGTGCTGCGTGGCGACATGAGCCTCGTCGGACCCCGCCCCATACCTCCGGACGAGACCGAGAAATACGGCAGCAACCTGCACTACTACACATCGTTGAAGCCCGGAATGACGGGAATGTGGCAGGTGAACCGGCGGGCCGACACCACTTACGAGGAACGCGTCCAGTACGACATCAAGTATTGCCAATCCCGGTCGGCCTATCTCGACCTGGTGATCATCGTGAAAACGGTCGGCATCGTCCTGTTTGCAACGAACTATGCGTAA